The following nucleotide sequence is from Lathamus discolor isolate bLatDis1 chromosome Z, bLatDis1.hap1, whole genome shotgun sequence.
AAATCTATCATCTCACATCACTTCATAAGCCTGGCTCAGAAGGTACAACTCTTATTTTCATATTCACCACAGAGAACTACATTTTGCAGTAAAATTAACAGATATTACTTTACCTAATTCTGTAGTTGTCTTTTAGATATGTGTTTGTCTGCTCTTCAGTATcttttaaaactaaagaaaattatggaaaaaaactGTAACTGTAGAATGAGAAAGACACAAAAGAAAGTTGCTGAAAAAATTCTAGCtgtaaaatgacaaaaaaagtaacaaatacCAATAAACTCTGACTACATTGTAACAAGAGTGGGAGGtttgctcctgctccagcagaatCCACTGTTGTTGGTGTCCCACACTGGCTACCAGTATCATTATCTTTACAcattaaggctttttttttctgaaatgtataataataaaaatacgaCGTTCAAGATGTGCCACTAGCAGTATAAATTACTATTAAATGACTTGAGAAGTAATCTATATCAATACTTAACATACCAAGTGAGggctttcctttcaaaacaaagagaatGTGTTGAAAGTTTTCTGTGGTTCAGGCACAGCAGGCCTACACAGAATCACATATTAATAGCTTGCCCAGGTACAGAAAAAACATTACTTTCTGGAGCACAGAAGTGTATTTTGAAAGTTAAACCAGGACTTGAGCTTTCTTAACTGGGTGACAAAGAGCTTAtgtttaaaattgcatttaaaatttaattttaaatttaaattaactgcattaaaatttgccagattggatgaagccttggttAGCATGCTTccgtgtgaagtgtccctgcccatggcaggggggttggacctagatgatcttaaggtcctttccaactttaactattctatgattctatgattctatgatttttttagCTTGAGGccatatatttctttttacgCTTCTGCAACAGAAACTGATGCTACATTCTGTGATTTCAATGCAGCAAGACTCAGATTTGCTGCATGGCACTGCAGTTATTTCTGCACACATTCAGTAAGTTCATTGGATCCTGAATGGGTTGGGCTTGCTGATCACATGTGGCTCATTTAGCCAGTTAAAGAGCAATAAGTGAGACAATTTCTCAAAGTCCAGGATTCCCAGAATACTTGCATATCCATTGTGGGAAAATGCCACCAGCTTTTCTTCTAGTTATTCTTCCACAGCTGCTGGATACTGGAAATCCCCACAGAAGGACCATAACAGTTAGAGTCCACCCAAAGAGTATTTCTGCTTCAAGAAACATTCATGCTGGAAGGGCTGAATTCGCACCTTAATCATGCCTGATGTTCTTCTGTTTGAGTTAACAGGACAAACACAGGTAGGTCACATTCACTTtaccagaaacaaaaaaaaaaaacaaaacaaaacaaaaaaactcaaaaaaagtTCTCTTCTCCAGTTACTGCACTGAGTACCATGCAGTTGCACCCCACTGTAAAGAAgcatcttttgtttttctacCCCATGCTTGCCTTCTAATTCTTAATCTTTAAAAAGTGCCAGATCTCTGCTAACAGCGAAACAAGGTACAAGAAATCCCAAGTAGTTATACAGAGCTCTGTCTTTGTAATCGCTTTTACACTGTTGGTTTTGAAACaagagtaaaaataatttaggGTCTTCACGGTAGTGAAACTCTTCCCTTAATTAGTATAGTTTTGATCTTGAGTTAAACAGATTGGCTTTAACTTTCCAAGCTTAAAAGAGTATTCTGACTTTTATAGATAAGTATGTGTTTTAAGGTAACACACATGCTCTGGTCATATACTACCTTGAAACTGCAAGGCAGCTCTACTATCTGCAGTGCAGTGATTATGAAGGCCATTAAAGATGATGAAGTAATGGCTGCAGGAAAAGGCATTGTGGCTATAACACTTAAAAGAATGCTAACAAAGTAGACAACAGGATGTTAGCATAGGGAAGCAAAAGCTTGGAGATGTTATAGTCTTCACCCAACAAAGGTGTGAATGCTAACTTTTACTGCACAAAGGAGCAAATAGGCAAGAGATATACACTGGATGTTAGGACCAGGGTCATATTTTTTGTCAACCTGTAACAGATGTGTAACTGCATATTTAACTCGTCTTTTCAATGTACAATTAACCAGACTGTATATGAAACCAATGAATTGCTTATGCGCAGACTCGTGGCACTGAAATGAATCCAGAGTGACAGTTCCCACACTATGGCTTGACGTAGTCTGGTTCCCTGGATACCCCCCGCACTTGAGAGCTGTGGAACAGCTGTCCTCGATTCACCACTTGCTTCAGCTGAGGCTTCCAGTCTGCTTTGTAGGCAGAAGAGAATAAACCAACAGACACAAGGTTAACCGTAAGAGGAAAGACAGATGCTGCTGGCAAGGCCAGCTTCCTCAGGACTGCCACAAAGGGAGCTGCTGAAAAGGACCATGATGCTGGAAGCAGTTGCACTTTCTTAGTCCCATAGAGGTGCAGCAGAGTAAACTGTGAAATCACTCCTCTCAGCCCATGGCTTCTATAGTTAAAGGAACAAAAAGACTGTAATGACAAAGGGCAAGTTTCAAATTAGGTGGCAGAAAGTGTACAGAATGTGCTGGCACGTGAAAGAGCTGTTCTCCATGAAGCAGTAACTCCTAACCACAGCCAAAAATGGTAGCTGCGGTGTGGACTCACCTTAACAACAATTTTCAACAGCTATGTAATTCTGGAAGAGTACAATTATTGTTCTGCAAGTATTACTGAAATTTGCACAGTCCATCTTTGacaaacagcctttttttttttttttctaattaaaaactgCTTCTTATAGAAGTTCTTGACTTTCTGTATTCATCTAGCACTCTGTAGTCCCTGAGGTGTGGAAGGTACTTGTACCATGAATCCAGGCCAGATCTGGTACACCAGAGTACACAATATGTCATCTCCCCTCAATGAAGCCTCCTTGACTAGCAAAGCCTCTTTGGTTGGCTCACCACTGTGGTAAGTCACCCAATAGCTTGTTCAATCCTTCTTTCCTGAATTAGCCAGTATGGGATTACttcttacttttaaaatgtttatattcTGCTTGCATCATCCTTGCACCCACCAAGAGTAACTTCTATAACCAGCACATACAACATCTACAATAAGCAAGCTAGGAGCCATAGCAAGTATGgcattttcctctcatttttccTGCAGCCTATAGTGACAACACTGAATTCTGGTTTTGCAAGTGTCCAATCCAGTGACTGCAGGACTGTGAGAAGAGCTCTCACTTTCTCCTACTTTAGTCTCCAGAGTCAAAGGATGCATGTATGGGAGTACATCATACGAGTATGGCTTCACAATAAGGACTGCCAAATTTTAGAACACTTTTTTCTCTGATCTCACTCCTGGAATGACCCTGGTGCCCCCACTGAGTATTAGGGCAGTTTTATGCCAGCACACGAGTTTTCATAACTGAGTTTGAGAGGAAAGGTATTTCATTATCAGAAAAATGGGCTATGTAGAACTTCAATGGAGAACAGCAGAAGACAGGGCAACATTTCTGAGTCGCATAATTGCAAGTTACCCATTAACTCGAATGAGATGGGTCTAGAGCTTTCATTATATACCCTGCTTTACAAAACAGTGCCATTCCCTCTTGAATCCCACTCAAAAGAATGGTGTTCTGATCTTCACTGACTTTGCATGAAGGTGAACAGCTGCCCCGTTACAGCATCCAGGTCGTAGCGCCGGATGGGTGCCTCTGCCGGGCCTGCCGGGCGCTCGCCTGCATCCTGCTGAGTGGGGGAGCCGGAGCGCCATGAGGCTGCGTCAGCCGACGGCCCGCGGAGCCTCCCCGCAaagccccttctcctcctcacgGGCCTGGGAATGCTGGGCCTTGAGCGCAGGTGGCTGTACACCTGCGCCCTGGACACAGACCTCGGCGGGCGGGCGGACGAGCTGACCACGTACTCCTCGTAGTCGTCGTCCGCCCGCACCGTGTGCAGGAGGCGGTCGAAAGGCCTCCTGCAGAGGGGGCACACCGCTCTCCTGGCGGCCCACTGCTGGATGCAGCCgaagcagaagctgtgcagGCACCCGTCCACGTACGCTGCATCGCTGATGGTGCTCATGCAGATGGTGCACGGGACGTCTGGCGCTGCTTCCTGCCTCCCCGCCCGCTCCAGCCGCCTCCTGCCAGCCATcgtggcagagctgctctgctgcagacgCTCCTCAGGACTCAGCACCATCTTCTGCAGGGAGAGAAGTTCAGGGCTTTCCTAGTGCTAGCAGTGGAAACGGAGAAAGAAGGCTCAGAAAGCGgtgggacaggggaggaaaGGGCCTCCCAAAGGGTACTGCTGGTGGGCTGAGAAGCGGCAGCAGAAGCAGCGCTGGGGACAGCCAGCCCCAAAGTCTGCCCTCCCGCCCTGCCTGGCCCCTGGGGACCACCAGCCCCAAAGTCTGCCCTCCCGCCCTGCTTGGCCCTGGGGACCACCCGCCCCAAGGGCTGCCCTCCGCCCTGCTGGCCCCCGGGGGCCGCCCGCCCCAAAGGCTGCCCTCTGCCCAGCTTGGCCCCCGGGGACAGCCAGCCCCAAGGGCTGCCCTCCGCCCTGCCTGGCCCCCGGGGGCCGCCAGCCCCAAAGGCTGCCCTCCGCCCTGCTTGGCCCTGGGGACCACCAGCCCCAAAGGCTGCCCTCCGCCCTGCTGGCCCCCGGGGGCCGCCAGCCCCAAAGGCTGCCCTCCCGCCCTGCTGGCCCCCGGGGGCCGCCAGCCCCAAAGGCTGCCCTCCGCCCTGCTTGGCCCTGGGGACCACCAGCCCCAAAGGCTGCCCTCCGCCCTGCTGGCCCCCGGGGGCCGCCAGCCCCAAGGGCTGCCCTCCCGCCCTGCCTGGCCCCCGGGGGCTGCCAGCCCCGAGGGCTGCCCTCCCGCCCTGCCTGGCCCCCGGGGGCTGCCAGCCCCAAAGGCTGCCCTCCGCCCTGCTTGGCCCTGGGGACCACCAGCCCCAAAGGCTGCCCTCCGCCCTGCTGGCCCCCGGGGGCCGCCAGCCCCAAAGGCTGCCCTCCGCCCTGCTGGCCCCCGGGGGCCGCCAGCCCCAAAGGCTGCCCTCCGCCCTGCTGGCCCCCGGGGGCCGCCAGCCCCAAAGGCTGCCCTCCCGCCCTGCTGGCCCCCGGGGGCCGCCAGCCCCAAGGGCTGCCCTCCCGCCCTGCCTGGCCCCCGGGGGCTGCCAGCCCCGAGGGCTGCCCTCCCGCCCTGCCTGGCCCCCTCAGCTGCCCTCAGAGACGCTGCCCAGCGTCCCAGATCCCCACTCCTCTGCCTCTCCCAGGAAACCCACACGACTGGAGCTGGCACTGGGTACCTGAAGGAGGTGGTCAGGAAACGCAGAGGAACTGGCCAGGAGTCCTCAGGACTGCCCACTGCCACAGACAGCCGCGTGTGGGACACGGAGCCCCCCAGCCACACAGAGCTCTGCACAAAAGCAGCG
It contains:
- the LOC136005671 gene encoding E3 ubiquitin-protein ligase Topors-like, which translates into the protein MVLSPEERLQQSSSATMAGRRRLERAGRQEAAPDVPCTICMSTISDAAYVDGCLHSFCFGCIQQWAARRAVCPLCRRPFDRLLHTVRADDDYEEYVVSSSARPPRSVSRAQVYSHLRSRPSIPRPVRRRRGFAGRLRGPSADAASWRSGSPTQQDAGERPAGPAEAPIRRYDLDAVTGQLFTFMQSQ